One window from the genome of Spiractinospora alimapuensis encodes:
- a CDS encoding protein kinase domain-containing protein, giving the protein MPPRFGVDEEPAPADREENRETDQGEAGPTERLGPPSPSSTVGGSSGPAAPTRHVTQVIGADQGHTRVFADSEPASPTPATAPSPNATTTLAPQVEEPERAEPAKRRGRRFAPLEWFSRGVARVLVGPASDLEHSIPAELREKYHVQGHVGAGGEAIVYRAEPEKVGVAGTPVALKVYRPGHDLNRELLDRLRARPGTDPYTPVIDGYGYARSSWGEDLAWEAQEFFDQGSLRGVLDEAPLSEDHARDIVAALAACLRHWQEELQHNHTDVKPENLLRRRGDSPVFALTDFGGAVRATMSRVYGGLAVTEAYAAPEVIEGRREAPAAWWSLGIMVHEMMTGRRPEGAGNWLSARSSEVDVSAITDPRWRLLARGLLTPVPTARWGYREVMEWLAGEEPTVARPRRYRSLRFGDVDHDDPPSLAFDLMDRSDKGAVWLGSHWQSLRTWLDREVNDYTFDRANLTQLASHPERTHLVISSLAAAFVPGMPPRYRGYEVTAEGVLALATGDGSRHAALREAIELGALAFAARHWCGHTECRDTQGRCARLERVQHEVPLVMTETMQQVERLVRDGDAQVTEPADHEWDAAWAQAVELVLDEDAARRYRRSLRAESWHPTRRSHAHRAEWWREQRRAGARTRSLSDAAAVQANAALVTAVLLLPSATRAGAIERERQNADWQRRRQALGARITRAVTQRGNTPEALGSGDDSAPSDNASASQRKEHRRQERQQRRVDRGMRQIERAMTAGRCRRFTRPLAMLGFLDALGTALLFSVGLAYTAPWIANADQIVTTIVEAPGIAHLSGALTALLGVLPGEIGLSWWFAALLALALILCGRYAANHRKRARNRLIAYRLAIAGSVLMALRLAASALLMVVYAVLIPLSMVAG; this is encoded by the coding sequence GTGCCGCCACGATTCGGCGTGGACGAGGAACCGGCCCCGGCGGACCGGGAGGAGAATCGGGAAACCGACCAGGGAGAGGCCGGTCCCACCGAGCGTCTCGGCCCGCCCTCACCGTCGTCCACCGTCGGGGGGTCATCCGGACCCGCCGCGCCCACCCGGCACGTCACCCAGGTCATCGGCGCGGACCAGGGACACACCCGGGTCTTCGCCGACTCCGAACCGGCGTCTCCCACCCCCGCCACGGCGCCGTCACCCAACGCCACCACCACCCTGGCGCCCCAGGTCGAGGAACCCGAGCGGGCCGAACCCGCCAAGCGTCGCGGGCGCCGGTTCGCCCCGCTGGAGTGGTTCAGCCGTGGGGTGGCCCGCGTCCTCGTCGGCCCCGCCAGCGACCTCGAGCACAGCATCCCGGCGGAACTGCGGGAGAAATACCACGTCCAGGGACACGTGGGGGCGGGAGGCGAGGCGATCGTCTACCGCGCGGAACCGGAGAAGGTCGGTGTGGCCGGCACGCCCGTCGCGCTGAAGGTCTACCGGCCCGGCCACGACCTCAACCGGGAACTCCTGGACCGGCTCCGCGCCCGTCCCGGCACCGATCCCTACACGCCCGTCATCGACGGCTACGGCTACGCGCGCAGTTCCTGGGGTGAGGACCTGGCGTGGGAGGCCCAGGAGTTCTTCGACCAGGGGTCGTTGCGGGGCGTGCTGGACGAGGCGCCGCTGTCGGAGGACCACGCGCGCGACATCGTCGCCGCGCTCGCCGCCTGCCTGCGGCACTGGCAGGAGGAACTGCAGCACAACCACACCGACGTCAAGCCGGAGAATCTGCTGCGGCGGCGCGGCGACTCCCCCGTGTTCGCGCTCACCGACTTCGGGGGCGCGGTGCGGGCGACGATGAGCCGGGTCTATGGCGGCCTGGCCGTCACCGAGGCCTACGCGGCGCCCGAGGTCATCGAGGGCCGCCGCGAGGCTCCCGCCGCGTGGTGGTCGCTGGGGATCATGGTGCACGAGATGATGACCGGCCGCCGCCCGGAGGGGGCGGGGAACTGGCTCTCCGCCCGTAGCTCCGAGGTCGACGTCTCCGCGATCACCGACCCTCGGTGGCGACTGTTGGCCCGCGGCCTACTGACCCCGGTCCCCACCGCGCGGTGGGGCTATCGGGAGGTCATGGAGTGGCTCGCCGGCGAGGAACCCACCGTCGCCCGGCCCCGACGGTACAGGTCGCTGCGGTTCGGCGACGTCGACCACGACGACCCCCCGAGCCTCGCCTTCGACCTGATGGACCGCTCCGACAAGGGCGCGGTGTGGTTGGGGTCGCACTGGCAGTCGCTGCGCACGTGGCTGGACCGCGAGGTCAACGACTACACCTTCGACCGGGCGAACCTCACCCAGCTCGCGTCTCACCCCGAGCGCACCCACCTGGTGATCAGCAGCCTGGCCGCGGCGTTCGTCCCCGGGATGCCGCCTCGGTACCGGGGGTACGAGGTGACCGCCGAGGGGGTTCTCGCGCTGGCGACCGGGGACGGGAGCCGCCACGCGGCGCTGCGTGAGGCGATCGAGTTGGGCGCGCTCGCGTTCGCCGCCCGCCACTGGTGCGGTCACACCGAGTGCCGTGACACACAGGGACGCTGCGCACGACTGGAACGGGTGCAGCACGAGGTCCCCCTGGTGATGACCGAGACCATGCAACAGGTGGAGCGGTTGGTGCGCGACGGGGACGCGCAGGTGACCGAACCCGCCGACCACGAGTGGGACGCCGCGTGGGCGCAGGCGGTCGAGTTGGTCCTGGACGAGGACGCGGCGCGTCGCTACCGGCGTTCGTTGCGCGCGGAGTCCTGGCACCCGACCCGGCGCAGCCACGCGCACCGGGCGGAGTGGTGGCGCGAACAGCGCCGCGCGGGCGCACGCACCCGTTCGCTGAGTGACGCCGCGGCCGTCCAGGCCAACGCCGCACTGGTGACGGCGGTGCTGCTGCTGCCGAGCGCGACGCGCGCCGGTGCGATCGAGCGGGAGCGACAGAACGCCGACTGGCAGCGCCGCCGTCAGGCCCTGGGCGCCCGGATCACCCGCGCCGTCACACAGCGGGGGAACACTCCGGAGGCGCTCGGGTCCGGGGACGACTCCGCGCCGTCCGACAACGCCTCCGCGTCCCAACGCAAGGAGCACCGACGCCAGGAACGTCAACAGCGACGAGTCGACCGCGGGATGCGCCAGATCGAACGGGCGATGACGGCCGGGCGCTGCCGCCGTTTCACCCGCCCGCTCGCCATGCTGGGCTTCCTGGACGCGCTGGGGACCGCGCTGCTCTTCTCGGTGGGCCTCGCCTACACCGCGCCCTGGATCGCCAACGCCGACCAGATCGTCACCACCATCGTCGAGGCGCCAGGAATCGCGCACCTCAGTGGCGCCCTGACCGCGCTGCTGGGCGTCCTCCCCGGGGAGATCGGCCTGTCGTGGTGGTTCGCCGCCCTGCTGGCACTCGCCCTCATCCTGTGCGGCCGCTACGCCGCCAACCACCGCAAACGCGCACGCAACCGCCTGATCGCCTACCGCCTCGCCATCGCCGGATCCGTCCTCATGGCCCTACGCCTGGCCGCCAGCGCGTTGTTGATGGTCGTCTACGCCGTCCTGATCCCGTTGAGCATGGTCGCGGGGTAG
- a CDS encoding NUDIX hydrolase yields the protein MTEESWEPPAVLIAVDLVILTLRESALHVLLVRRGIEPYAGAQALPGGFLNNAGEDVEAAAHRELREEANLDASRLYLEQLATYGTPDRDPRGRVISVAYLAIAPGLPEPVAGTDAVAASWQPVHDVLAGHLELAFDHRQIVDDGVKRAREKMERSSLATSFCGDTFTIAELQQVYEAVWGLRLDPRNFYRKVQAASGFIIPAGTDRRTTKGRPARLFRAGPSTRLHPPLIRPPQDDEGDYP from the coding sequence ATGACCGAAGAGTCCTGGGAGCCACCAGCCGTACTGATCGCGGTCGATCTCGTGATCCTCACCCTGCGCGAATCGGCCCTTCATGTTCTGCTCGTGCGGCGAGGGATCGAGCCCTACGCAGGTGCCCAGGCTCTGCCCGGGGGCTTTCTCAACAACGCCGGAGAGGATGTCGAGGCCGCCGCGCACCGCGAACTGCGCGAGGAGGCGAACCTGGACGCCTCGCGGTTGTACTTGGAGCAACTGGCCACCTACGGCACCCCGGACCGTGACCCGCGGGGACGGGTTATCTCCGTGGCCTACCTGGCGATCGCTCCGGGGCTGCCCGAGCCGGTCGCCGGGACGGACGCTGTCGCCGCGTCCTGGCAGCCGGTACACGACGTCCTCGCTGGACATCTGGAGTTGGCCTTCGACCACCGGCAGATCGTCGACGACGGAGTCAAGCGCGCCCGGGAGAAGATGGAACGCTCCTCGCTCGCGACCTCCTTCTGTGGAGACACCTTCACCATCGCCGAACTTCAACAGGTCTACGAGGCGGTCTGGGGGCTCCGACTGGACCCCCGCAACTTCTACCGCAAGGTCCAGGCGGCCTCCGGGTTCATCATCCCGGCCGGTACCGACCGCCGCACCACCAAGGGGCGCCCGGCGCGGCTGTTTCGCGCTGGCCCATCCACCCGGCTGCACCCACCGCTCATCCGTCCTCCACAGGACGACGAGGGAGACTACCCATGA